In Halorussus limi, a genomic segment contains:
- the gfo6 gene encoding D-xylose 1-dehydrogenase Gfo6: MDLNALSEFARRDWETETDHDPVRFAMIGLGWWTREEAIPATEESDRCETTVVVSGDRDKAEDVAEASANADVALTYDEFHDGEATDEYDAVYVATPNAKHLEFAESAAEFGKAVLCEKPMEATPERARQMVERCEGEVPLMVAYRMHTEPVVRRARELVADGAIGDPVLVHGSMSQDLLEIFSNPDQWRLDPDLSGPGASVMDLGIYPLNTARFVLGADPVEVSAFARSEGEAFSDVPDEAATFEVRFDDGTLAACSASQHAVRSSHLRVVGTEGEVSIEPAFFDRQDRQFALEVDGTRANVDYEQVDQMLEEFDYFAHQVRTGGDFHADGRHGLVDIEALHAIYESAESGSAVTVLAED, encoded by the coding sequence ATGGACCTGAACGCCCTCTCGGAGTTCGCTCGCCGCGACTGGGAGACCGAAACCGACCACGACCCCGTCCGGTTCGCCATGATAGGACTGGGATGGTGGACCCGCGAGGAGGCCATCCCCGCGACCGAGGAGAGCGACCGATGCGAGACTACCGTGGTCGTCAGCGGCGACCGCGACAAGGCCGAGGACGTTGCCGAGGCGTCCGCGAACGCGGATGTCGCGCTGACCTACGACGAGTTCCACGACGGCGAGGCGACCGACGAGTACGACGCCGTCTACGTCGCCACGCCGAACGCCAAGCACCTCGAATTCGCGGAGTCGGCCGCCGAGTTCGGCAAGGCCGTCCTCTGCGAGAAACCGATGGAGGCGACCCCCGAACGCGCCCGCCAGATGGTCGAGCGCTGCGAGGGCGAGGTGCCGCTGATGGTCGCCTACCGCATGCACACCGAACCCGTCGTCCGCCGGGCGCGCGAACTCGTCGCCGACGGGGCCATCGGCGACCCCGTACTCGTCCACGGAAGCATGTCCCAAGACCTGCTGGAGATATTCTCGAACCCGGACCAGTGGCGACTCGACCCCGACCTCTCGGGCCCCGGCGCGTCGGTGATGGACTTGGGCATCTACCCGCTGAACACCGCGCGGTTCGTCCTCGGCGCCGACCCCGTCGAGGTCTCGGCGTTCGCTCGCTCGGAGGGCGAGGCGTTCTCCGACGTGCCCGACGAGGCCGCCACCTTCGAGGTCCGGTTCGACGACGGCACGCTCGCGGCCTGCTCGGCCAGTCAACACGCCGTCCGGTCGAGTCACCTCAGGGTCGTCGGCACCGAGGGTGAGGTCAGCATCGAACCCGCGTTCTTCGACCGCCAAGACCGGCAGTTCGCGCTCGAAGTCGACGGCACCCGCGCGAACGTCGATTACGAACAGGTCGACCAGATGCTCGAAGAGTTCGACTACTTCGCCCATCAGGTCCGGACCGGCGGCGACTTCCACGCCGACGGCCGCCACGGTCTCGTGGACATCGAGGCCCTGCACGCCATCTACGAGAGCGCCGAGAGCGGGTCGGCGGTGACCGTCCTCGCCGAGGACTGA
- a CDS encoding class I SAM-dependent DNA methyltransferase, whose product MGSQLFESYPEVYDALYGTKDYRGESQFFAETFAERGSATGENCLILGCGTGRHAKHLSERGFDVTGIDRSEPMVETARTRSDAEFRVGELPDVELASDAYDLVLLPFNIVNYLEYGDLEPTIATVEDAIAHGGVLVFDTATVPDEGTMYLQSETAGEGDHARLVQMRPAGENRARWNSIVFSEAAPSGFFVDNVTLALYDDEYVGDVLDSHGFEFTYRTDYGEATETQEQISIFVAEYVG is encoded by the coding sequence ATGGGAAGCCAGTTGTTCGAATCGTACCCGGAGGTGTACGACGCGCTGTACGGCACGAAGGATTACCGCGGCGAGAGCCAGTTCTTCGCCGAGACGTTCGCCGAGCGAGGGTCAGCGACGGGCGAGAACTGCCTGATTCTGGGATGCGGCACGGGCCGTCACGCGAAGCACCTCTCGGAGCGCGGGTTCGACGTGACCGGAATCGACAGGAGCGAACCGATGGTCGAGACCGCGCGGACCCGGTCCGACGCGGAGTTTCGCGTCGGCGAACTCCCCGACGTCGAACTCGCCTCCGACGCCTACGACCTCGTCCTCCTGCCGTTCAACATCGTCAACTACCTGGAGTACGGCGACCTCGAACCGACGATAGCGACGGTCGAGGACGCGATAGCGCACGGCGGCGTCCTCGTCTTCGACACCGCGACGGTCCCCGACGAGGGGACGATGTATCTCCAGTCGGAGACCGCCGGCGAGGGCGACCACGCGCGTCTCGTCCAGATGCGACCCGCGGGCGAAAACCGGGCCCGATGGAACTCGATAGTCTTCTCGGAGGCCGCGCCCTCGGGTTTCTTCGTGGACAACGTGACCCTCGCGCTGTACGACGACGAGTACGTCGGCGACGTCCTCGACAGTCACGGGTTCGAGTTCACGTATCGGACGGACTACGGCGAGGCGACCGAGACGCAGGAACAGATTTCGATATTCGTCGCCGAGTACGTCGGGTGA
- a CDS encoding DoxX family protein produces MTTNDINTRANEFESTIGGVTVHGRAHSLSAWFVVALRLMMGYAFLYSGWDKLTAAEPFSAAGYLTHVTAASPLSGLFHWMGQTPWFVEFVNLAVPWGEFLIGLGLLVGALTRLAAFFGAFMMLMFYFGNWEVAHGFINGDFAYMLVFLAVAAFGAGRILGLDAVIEQYEIDGEALVERYPKLGYVLG; encoded by the coding sequence ATGACCACTAACGACATCAACACCCGAGCGAACGAGTTCGAGAGCACGATCGGCGGCGTCACGGTCCACGGACGGGCACACAGCCTGAGCGCGTGGTTCGTCGTCGCGCTTCGCCTGATGATGGGCTACGCCTTCCTCTACTCGGGGTGGGACAAGCTCACGGCGGCCGAACCGTTCAGCGCCGCGGGCTACCTCACCCACGTCACGGCGGCTAGCCCGCTCTCGGGCCTGTTCCACTGGATGGGCCAGACCCCGTGGTTCGTGGAGTTCGTCAACCTCGCGGTCCCGTGGGGCGAATTCCTCATCGGTCTCGGCCTGCTGGTGGGCGCGCTGACCCGCCTCGCGGCGTTCTTCGGCGCGTTCATGATGCTGATGTTCTACTTCGGCAACTGGGAGGTCGCCCACGGGTTCATCAACGGTGACTTCGCGTACATGCTCGTGTTCCTCGCGGTGGCGGCGTTCGGCGCGGGCCGCATCCTCGGACTCGACGCAGTCATCGAACAGTACGAAATCGACGGCGAGGCGCTGGTCGAGCGCTACCCCAAACTCGGCTACGTCCTCGGCTGA
- the ubaA gene encoding SAMP-activating enzyme E1: MSLSLDSTQLDRYSRHIIMDEVGPDGQQALLDAAVLVIGAGGLGAPAIQYLAAAGVGTLGVADDDEVELSNLQRQIIHGNDDVGRPKVESAADFVADLNPDVDVRTHEVRVEPENAEDLVADYDFVVDATDNFRTRYLVNDACTLSGTPFSHGAIYKFEGQVTTFTTEGPCYRCLFPEAPPEGMVADCASTGVLGVLPGTLGCIQATETVKYLLGAGEVLDGRMVFYDAMDMTFEEVEFRENPECPVCGDDPIDSLSRVEYADESCPVNAD; the protein is encoded by the coding sequence ATGAGCCTCTCGCTCGACTCGACCCAACTCGACCGCTACTCGCGGCACATCATCATGGACGAGGTGGGTCCCGACGGACAGCAGGCCCTGCTCGACGCCGCCGTGCTGGTAATCGGCGCGGGCGGACTCGGCGCACCGGCCATCCAGTACCTCGCCGCCGCGGGCGTGGGCACCCTCGGCGTCGCCGACGACGACGAGGTGGAGTTGAGCAACCTCCAGCGCCAGATAATCCACGGTAACGACGACGTCGGCCGGCCGAAAGTCGAGTCGGCGGCCGACTTCGTGGCCGACCTGAACCCCGACGTGGACGTTCGAACCCACGAGGTCCGGGTCGAACCCGAGAACGCCGAGGACCTCGTCGCGGACTACGACTTCGTGGTGGACGCGACCGACAACTTCCGGACGCGCTACCTCGTCAACGACGCCTGCACGCTCTCGGGGACGCCGTTCTCCCACGGTGCCATCTACAAGTTCGAGGGGCAGGTCACGACGTTCACCACGGAGGGGCCGTGCTACCGGTGTCTGTTCCCCGAAGCTCCGCCGGAGGGGATGGTCGCCGACTGCGCGAGCACCGGCGTCCTCGGCGTGCTTCCCGGCACGCTCGGCTGTATTCAGGCGACCGAGACGGTGAAGTACCTCCTCGGCGCGGGCGAGGTCCTCGACGGTCGGATGGTGTTCTACGACGCGATGGACATGACCTTCGAGGAGGTCGAGTTCCGAGAGAACCCCGAGTGTCCGGTCTGTGGCGACGACCCCATCGACTCGCTGTCGCGGGTCGAGTACGCCGACGAGTCGTGCCCCGTGAACGCCGACTGA
- a CDS encoding 50S ribosomal protein L15e: protein MAKSFYSHIKDAWKDPGDGDLAELQWQRKQEWRDQGAIERIERPTRLDKARELGYKAKQGVVVARVSVRKGSARKERFKAGRRSKRQGVNRIYRRKNLQRIGEERASRKFKNLRVLNSYWVGEDGSQKWFEVILLDPEHPAIENDDDLNWICDDSHKGRAFRGLTSAGQSNRGLQQRGKGTEHNRPSNNGGQGRAK, encoded by the coding sequence ATGGCAAAGAGCTTCTACTCACACATCAAGGACGCGTGGAAGGACCCCGGCGACGGCGATCTCGCCGAGCTCCAGTGGCAGCGAAAGCAGGAATGGCGCGACCAAGGCGCTATCGAGCGCATCGAGCGCCCGACCCGCCTCGACAAGGCCCGCGAACTGGGCTACAAGGCGAAGCAGGGCGTCGTCGTCGCTCGCGTCAGCGTGCGCAAGGGGTCGGCCCGCAAGGAGCGGTTCAAGGCCGGCCGACGCTCGAAGCGGCAGGGTGTCAACCGCATCTACCGACGCAAGAACCTCCAGCGCATCGGCGAGGAGCGCGCCAGTCGGAAGTTCAAGAACCTGCGCGTGCTCAACTCCTACTGGGTCGGCGAAGACGGCAGCCAGAAGTGGTTCGAAGTGATTCTGCTGGACCCCGAGCATCCGGCCATCGAGAACGACGACGACCTCAACTGGATCTGCGACGACTCCCACAAGGGTCGGGCCTTCCGCGGCCTCACCAGCGCGGGCCAGAGCAACCGCGGTCTCCAGCAGCGCGGTAAGGGCACCGAGCACAACCGCCCGAGCAACAACGGCGGTCAGGGTCGCGCGAAGTAG